Proteins encoded in a region of the Tachyglossus aculeatus isolate mTacAcu1 chromosome 11, mTacAcu1.pri, whole genome shotgun sequence genome:
- the VAMP8 gene encoding vesicle-associated membrane protein 8: MEEASGGGGSDRVRSLQSEVEGVKNIMTQNVDRILARGENLDHLRNKTEDLEATSEHFKTTSQKVARKFWWKNVKMIVLICVIVGIIILFIVLFATKTIPT, encoded by the exons ATG GAGGAAGCCAGCGGAGGCGGGGGCAGTGACCGGGTGAGGAGCCTGCAGAGTGAGGTGGAGGGCGTGAAGAATATAATGACCCAGAACGTGGACCGGATCCTGGCCCGGGGAGAGAACCTCGACCATCTGCGCAACAAGACGGAGGACCTGGAGGCCACG TCGGAGCACTTCAAGACCACATCTCAGAAGGTGGCCCGGAAGTTCTGGTGGAAGAACGTGAAGATGATCGTGCTCATCTGCGTGATCGTCGGCATCATCATCCTCTTCATCGTGCTCTTTGCCACTAAGACGATCCCCACTTAG
- the VAMP5 gene encoding vesicle-associated membrane protein 5 isoform X1 — protein MAGNDLELCQRQADEVTEIMLNNYERVLERDGKLSDLEQRSDDLVNMSAAFTKTTKTLAKKKSWEKRRWCLIVGLVVGGVVLLLTVILLVVFLTPGEGG, from the exons ATG GCCGGGAACGACCTGGAGCTGTGCCAACGGCAGGCGGACGAGGTGACGGAGATCATGCTGAACAACTACGAGCGCGTGCTGGAACGGGACGGGAAGTTGTCGGACCTGGAGCAGCGTTCGGATGACCTAGTGAACATG TCGGCGGCGTTCACCAAGACGACCAAGACCTTGGCTAAGAAAAAGTCTTGGGAAAAGCGGCGCTGGTGTCTCATCGTGGGTCTGGTCGTAGGTGGGGTTGTGCTGCTGCTGACTGTGATTTTGCTCGTGGTCTTCTTGACCCCAGGTGAAGGGGGCTGA